The window CGCTCTTCACTGCGCCTGATCCTGCCGCCATCCATGCGCGCCGATCAGCGGTACAAACTGAACAGCCTCCAGCTTCTGCAATTCAAAGCTATCCTCACCGGTACGGATGACGCGGACCAGCTGCTGTTCGCTTGCACTCCCCACCGGCATCACCAGCCGCCCGCCAATCGCCAGCTGTTCGCGCAGCGGCTGCGGCACGGCGGGACCGCCTGCGGCCACCAGTATCGCGTCGAAAGGCGCCTGCTCCGGCCAGCCTTCCGTCCCGTCGCCGGTGCGGATCGCCACATTGTCATAGCCAAGCTGTTCCATCCGCCCGCGCGCCAGCGCAGCCAGTTCGCCCACGCGGTCTATCGCAAAGACATGCGCGGCCACCCGGCTCATGACCGCCGCGGCGTAACCGGACCCGACGCCGATCTCCAGCACCCGGTCGGCGGGGCCTATCGCCGCCGCCTCGATCATCCGCGCAACGATATAGGGCTGCGATATGGTCTGCCCGGCCTCGACGGGCAGGGGCCTGTCGTCATAGGCCAACGCCCGCAGTTCTTCGGGCACGAAGCGTTCGCGGGGCACTTCGCGCATCGCCGCGAGCAGGCGCGCGCCGCCAATGCCGCGGCCTGCGATCTGCCGCTTCACCATCATCTGGCGCAGGCGCTCCAAGTCCGCCATTCCGCCTCCTGACCCTTAAACTCAATGGGTGCGAATCGGCCGCGCTCTTTTTCGCCACTATATCCTTTCGCCGCCGAACATGCGGCGCCCTGATTCCGCCGCAGGTCCCGAGGGGCCGCCTGATCGTCCAGCCGTTCGCTCTACCCGGCCTGCCGCGCGACCTGCCGGTCCAGCACGTCCCGCACCTTGCCCGCCAACTCGGCATAGGTGAAAGGCTTGGTCAGCAGTTCAACGCCCGGATCCAGCCGGCCATGGTGGAAAATGGCGTTCCGCGCATAGCCCGTCGCGAACAATATCTTCAAATCGGGCCGGCGCACCGATGCCTCTCGCGCGACATCCGCGCCTGTCATTCCGCCCGGCAGCACGACGTCGGTGAACAGCAGATCGACCGGAGGCGCCGCCTGCTCCAGCGCGTCCAGCGCGGCGGCGCCGTTGCTGGCTTCGACAACGCGATAACCCAGTTCGGTCAGCACCTCCACGGCATAGGCCCGCACCTTTTCGTCATCCTCGCATACCAGCACCGTTTCATGGTTGCCGCCGGGGGGCTGGCGCGGGGCTTCCCCCGGTGCATCCCGGTCATTGGCGACGACGGGGCCATGATAGCGGGGCAGGTATATCTTGACGCTCGTCCCGTGACCGACTTCTGAATAGACCCGGATATGTCCACCGGACTGCTTGATGAAGCCATAGACCATCGACAGGCCCAGCCCGGTGCCCCGCCCCACATCCTTGGTGGTGAAAAAGGGTTCGATCGCGTGGCTCAACGTGTCGGCGTCCATGCCCTCACCGGTGTCGGACATGCTGATCAGCACATATTGGCCCGGCGCGACATCATCTTCCTGCGCGGCATAATGGTCGTCAATATGCGTGTTGGCCACTTCGATGGTCAGCTTGCCCCCGTCCGGCATCGCATCGCGCGCGTTGACCGCCAGGTTCAGCAGGGCGTTTTCCATCTGGTTGATGTCGATTTCCACGGGCCACGCACGCGCGGTCTGGATCGTTTCGACTTCGACCCGCTCGCCCAGCGTGCGGGACAACAGATCGGACATGTGGCTGACCAGCCGGTTGGGATCGACGCGCTCCGGGGTCAAAGGCTGGCGACGGGAAAATGCCAGCAGCCGCTGAGTCAGCATCGCCGCCCGCTCCGCCCCGGCCATTGCGTTGTCGGCTACGCGGCGCAGCCGTTCATTGTCCTTCAGCCCGCGTTGCAGCAGCTCCAGATTGCCCGTCACCACCTGCAACAGATTGTTGAAATCATGGGCGACGCCGCCGGTCAGCTGGCCCAGCGTCTCCATCTTCTGCGCTTGCCGCAGCGCCGCTTCCGCGTCGGCCAGCGCCTTTGCATGGGCGCGTTGCTCCGTCACGTCCCTCGCCACGCAGTAAATCAGGTCATTGTCGGGCACCGCTGTCCAGCTGAACGTCCGATACTCGCCGCTCTTGGCCCGAAAGCGGTTTTCGAAGCGCAGCGTTGGCGCGCCATTTTTCAGGGCTTCTATCTCGCCTTGCGTATGTGCCGCGTCGTCGGGATGCTCCATCCATTTGGACGTCCGGCCGATCAGCTCCTCTTCGCTCCATCCCAATATGTCGGTCCAGGCGGGACTTGCCGACAGCCAGACGCCGTTCATGTCGGCGACCAGAAACGGATCGCGGGCCAAGGTCCATAGACGGGTGCGCTCGGCCAGCATCTCGCGTTCGGCCCTGACGCGCCTGGTGGTTTCATTGACGATGCACAACGCGCCGCCGATCGATCCGTCGCCTTCGAACACGGGTGAATAGCTGATGTCGAAAAACACTTCTTCGCCGCGCCCACCGTCGCGCTCGATATAGAATGGCCGATCCTTGGCATGGACGGTCTCGCCATTCTGGATGACGGACAGCAGCAACGGTTCCAGATCGTGCCATAGCTCCGCCCAGTTTTCGCGCGCCGGGCGGCCAAGCGCGACGGGATGCTTGTCCCCGATCGTCGGCGCATAGGCTTCATTATAGAGGGCGCACAGGTCCGGGCCCCAGAACAGCACGATCTCCGCCTTGGCAGACAGGATCAGCCGTACCGTCGAGACCAGGGCCGGGGTCCAGCTTTCCACCGGACCCAGCGGCGATTGATCGTCGATGCGCGCCGTCAGCTCGCCCAGCGGGCCCTGCGCGGCGATCAATCCGGCGACGCCGTTCGCCAGCGCCGTCATCGATTATCCTCTGTTAAGAACTGCATAGACGGGGATACGTCTGTCTGACCAATTGTATCCCGGACCTGTTATGCGCTGCGACCTTTTGTCCATGGGTCACCCTCTTGCAACAGCAGGGGCATCGGCGCATGGATCCGCCTCATGACCGCAATCGCCCTTCGCCGCCCGGCCATGGCCGCTCCCCGACCTGTGTCCATTGCCCGCTGGCTGCTGGTGGTCGCGGCGCTGGTTTTCGGCATGGTGGTGGTGGGCGGCATCACGCGGCTGACCGAATCGGGTCTTTCGATCACCCAGTGGAAACCGATTACCGGGGCCATTCCGCCGCTGACCCATGACCAGTGGATGGACGCGTTCCGCCTGTATCAGCAGATCCCCGAATATCAGCAGTTGCGACAGGGCATGACGCTCTCCGAATTCCAGTTCATCTTCTTCTGGGAATGGGTCCATCGGCTGCTTGGCCGCCTGATCGGCGTCGCTTTCGCGCTGCCCCTGTTGTGGTTCGCCTGGCGCCGGGCGATCCCCGCAGGCTATGGCCCGCGCCTCGTCGCGTTGCTCGCGCTGGGCGGGCTTCAGGGCGCGATCGGCTGGTGGATGGTGACGTCCGGCCTGTCGGTCCGCACCGATGTCAGCCATTACCGGCTTGCGGTTCATCTGCTGACGGCGCTCTTCATCATCGGTGGCCTCATCTGGACGGCGCTTGATCTTCTGGCACTGGCGCGGGACCGGTCCGCCCGCCCTGCGGCCCTGCGGCCCTTCGCGCTGGTCGTTCTGCTGGCGCTGTTCGTCCAGCTCCTGTTCGGCGCTTTTACCGCCGGGCTTGATGCGGGCTATGTTTCCAGCACCTGGCCGCTGATGAACGACCATCTCGTGCCCCAGGGGATCGAATGGCTGGGGTCGCTCTGGGCCACCATCTCCGGCGATCCCTATCTTGTCCATTTCATCCATCGCTGGTGGGCCTGGGCCGCCGCCGCCGCGCTCATCCTGCTCGCGCGCCGGGCGAAGGGGGCAGGGGCGCGCGGCGCTTCTATCGCGATCAACGCTTCGGTCGGCACGCAGATCGCGCTCGGCATCGCCACCGTCGTTACCGGCATCGCCCTGCCTCTGGCCGTGCTGCACCAGGCGGTGGGCGCGCTGGTGGTCGCTTCGGCCGCCTGGGGCGCGCACGTCGTGGGGATGCGCGGATCCGCCGTTTCCTGACGGGTATTATTTTACCCGTCAGGAAACGAGCCGAATCTCTTGACTTCTTGAGGGTCACCCGTCATTAGCCCCCATCTTCCGGCCGCCCGAAAATGCGTTCGGTTCACTATTTCATTCTGGAGATTGGCACCATGAAGGCGCTGATGAAGACCACCAAGCCGGCAACCCCGGCAACGGTCGAAAAGAAGTGGGTCCTGATCGACGCGGAAGGTCTCGTCGTCGGCCGCCTCGCTTCGACCGTCGCAAACATCCTGCGCGGCAAGCACAAGCCGTCCTTCACCCCGCACGTCGATTGTGGTGACAATGTCATCATCATCAACGCTGGCAAGGTGAAGTTCACCGGCAAGAAGCTGACCGACAAGGTTTACTACAAGCACACCGGCTATGCCGGCGGCATCAAGGAAACCACGCCTGCCAAGATCCTGGAAGGCCGTTTCCCTGAGCGCGTCCTGGAAAAGGCCGTTGAGCGCATGATTCCCCGCGGTCCGCTTGGCCGCCAGCAGATGCGCAACCTGCGCATCTTCGCCGGCGCCGAACATCCGCACGAAGCGCAGAACCCCGAAGTGCTCGATTTCGCGTCGCGCAACCGCAAGAACAAGGTGGGTGCATAATGTCCGATAACCGCCAGTCCCTGTCCGACCTCGCGTCGCTGACCACCAACGCTCCGGCCCCTGCTGCTGCGGCTGCTGCCGACAATGTTGCTGCCGACGCGCCTATCGCACCCGTTCAGCCGTCCGCTCCCCTGCGTGAGCAGGAAATCGACAGCCTCGGCCGCGCCTATGCTACCGGCCGCCGCAAGGATGCCGTCGCTCGCGTCTGGGTAAAGCCCGGCACCGGCAAGATCACGGTCAACGGCCGCGATCAGGAAATCTATTTCGCCCGTCCGACGCTGCGTCTGGTTATCAACCAGCCCTTCGGCGTTACCGAACGCGAAGGCCAGTATGACGTGATCGCTACCGTCAAGGGCGGCGGTCTTTCGGGTCAGGCCGGCGCGGTCAAGCATGGCATCGCCCAGGCGCTGTCGAAGTACGAGCCTGCGTTGCGCAGCGCGGTCAAGGCCGAAGGCTTCCTGACCCGCGACAGCCGCGTCGTTGAACGTAAGAAGTACGGCAAGGCCAAGGCCCGCCGCAGCTTCCAGTTCTCGAAGCGCTAAGCTTTCACTCGCAAGAGTTTTGGGGAGGGGCCGGATTTCCGGCCCCTTTCTTTTGTCGTCCGCCGTTGCGCAACCGTATCGACGGCAACCTTTCCTGTCTTCGGTTGGTTCACCTTCAGTAACTTACATCAGGAGGACGCGATGGGTGAACTGACCGACAAGGTAAAAGCAGCTGGAAACAAGATGGCCGGTGCAGCCAAAGAAAACGTGGGCCGCAACAAGGGCGACGCCGATCTGGTCGCGGAAGGCAAGGCGCAGAAGGCCAAGGGCGCTGCGCAGGACGTCAAGGGCTCGATCAAGGGCGCACTTGGCGACGATATCTGATCAGGTAGATTCTAACGGGAAAAGGGCCTTGCCGCTGGCGAGGCCTTTTTCTTATCCGACGACTTCCGCCCCGTGAGCGGACTTGCTCTCTTCTTCAGGTGTACGGAGATAGGCACGCACACCCCAGACCTGCAATCCATAAAAGCCCCAGGCAACCAGCGTCGAATAGGCGAACCAGCGCGTCCACCGCTGCATTGAACCTGTCCATCTGCGCTGGAATGAATGGTCCCCGGTGGAAAGTCGAATAAAGATTGCTATGGCTGGCGGGACCTTAGGTCGCTTTGCGGGACAAGAATCATGAGCAGGCGTTATTTCGGCACCGATGGTATCCGGGGCCGCACCAACCAGTGGCCGATGACGGCGGAACTGGCGATGAAGGTCGGCATGGCCGCTGGCAAGCATTTCCAGCGCGGCAGCCATCGCCATCGGGTAGTGATCGGCAAGGATACCCGCCTGTCGGGCTATATGGTCGAAAATGCCCTTGTCGCGGGCTTTACCGCGGTCGGCATGGATGTGGTCCAGTTCGGCCCGATCCCGACGCCTGCTGTGGCGCTGCTTGCGCATTCGATGCGCGCGGATCTGGGCGTCATGATCTCCGCCAGCCATAATCCCTATGCCGACAATGGCATCAAGCTGTTCGGCCCTGACGGCTACAAACTGTCCGACGAGGACGAGCTGAAGATAGAGGCGATGCTGGAGCAGGATATTGCGCTCGCCGCATCGCCCGACATTGGCCGCGCGCGCCGCGTGGAGGATGCGCGCGGTCGCTATATTCATGCCGTCAAGTCGAGCTTTCCGGCTGACCTGCGCCTAGATGGGCTGAAGATCGTCGTCGATTGCGCCAATGGCGCCGCCTATCAGGTCGCGCCTTCGGCCCTGTGGGAACTGGGCGCGGAGGTGATCGCGATCGGCGTCACGCCCAATGGCGTCAACATCAATGACGGGTGCGGATCGACCTCACCACTGCTCTGTCAGGAAACGGTCGTGTCATCGGGCGCAGACATCGGCATCGCGCTGGACGGCGACGCGGACCGGCTGATCGTCGTGGATGAAAAGGGGCAGATCGTCGATGGCGATCAGATCATGGCGCTGATCGCTGGCAATTTCGCGCGAGACGGGCTTCTGCGCGGCGGCGGACTGGTCGCGACCGTCATGTCTAACCTTGGTCTGGAACGCCACCTCATGGGGCAGGGCATCAACCTTGAGCGCACAAAGGTCGGCGACCGCTATGTGCTGGAGCGGATGCGGGAGGGCGGCTTCAATGTGGGCGGCGAACAATCCGGTCACATGATCCTGTCCGACTACGCAACGACCGGAGACGGCACGGTGGCGGGGTTACAGGTGCTGGCGGCGCTGGTCCGTGCGGGCAAGCCGGCGAGTGAAGTGCTGCATCAGTTCGATCCCGTGCCTCAACTGCTCAAAAATGTCCGTTTCTCTGGCGGTAAGCCGTTGGAGCATGAGGATGTGAAGCGCGTCATCGCGCAGGCGGAGGCTGAACTCAACGGATGCGGCCGTCTGGTCATCCGGCCGTCCGGGACCGAACCGGTGATCCGCGTCATGGCCGAAGGCGACCGCGAGGATCAGGTGAAGGATGTGGTCGAACGCATTTGCGATGCGGTGGTGAGGGTCGCTGCATGAGGAACGGCGCTGATGCTTGAGATGCGTCCCGATTGCGAGCGTTGTGGGATGGACCTGCCCGCAGACGTGCCCGGCGCTTTCATCTGCTCTTTCGAATGCACCTTCTGCGCGCCCTGTGCCGAAGCGCTGGATGATCGCTGCCCCAATTGCGGCGGCGAGTTGATGGATCGTCCTACGCGCATGGGTGACGTGCTCGCCCGTCATCCCGCATCAACACAGCGCCGACACAAGGCATGAAGCCAGCACGCATCCTGATCATCGCCGGGTCGGACAGCGGCGGGGGGGCTGGCGTTCAGGCCGACATCCGGACTGTCACGCTGCTTGGCGGTCATGCGATGACCGCGATCACCGCCGTCACGGCCCAGAACACGCTGGGCGTTCAGGGCGTCCATGCCGTACCCGCGCAGATGGTGGTGCAGCAGATGGATAGCGTCATCAGCGATATTGGCGTCGATGCGGTGAAGATCGGCATGATCGGTTCGGCCGAAACCGCCGCTGCCGTCGCAGACCGTCTTGCCGGGTTGGAGAATGTGCCGATTGTTTTCGACCCCGTCATGGTCGCGACCAGCGGCTCCGTCCTCGCGGACGAGGCTACCATTGCCGCGTTCGAACGGCTGATGGCGCTCGCAACTCTGGTGACGCCCAATATCCCTGAGCTTGAAGCACTGGGCGGGGATGGCATCGCAATACGCTTCGCAACCAATGTGCTGGCCAAGGGCGGTCACGGCGACGGGACCATGCTGACAGACCGGCTGATCGGCCCGAAGGGCGTGCGCAAGGCGTGGAGCAACGCGCGGATCGATACGCGGCACACGCATGGCACGGGCTGCACCCTCGCCAGCGCCATCGCGACCGGGCTGGGGCAGGGATACGAGCTGATCGACGCCATTGAACGCGCACGCAAATATGTTCGGGAGGCGCTGGTTTTGGCGCCGGGGCTGGGGCAGGGCCACGGGCCGATGGGCACGCCGTTCGGATTTCACCTCCATGCCTGATTTCGCGCATGAGCTTTTGCATCATCCCGGTCTCGTTGCCGGGGTCGATGAGGCGGGCAGGGGGCCGCTGGCCGGGCCGGTTGTGGCTGCCGCCGTCATCCTGCGGCAGGAAGATTGCCCGGACGGCCTCAACGACAGCAAGCAATTGACCGCCGCCCGCCGCGCCGTGCTGGAGGGAGAGATAAAGGCGCGCGCCCTCTGTTGGGGCATAGGCGTGGCGTCGGTTGAGGAAATAGACAGCATCAACATCCTCTGGGCAACCATGCTGGCGATGACGCGGGCGATGGGGGCGTTGAGCCATGATTGCGCGCATGTTCTGGTCGATGGCAATCGCTGTCCGCAGTGGCGCTGGACATCGACCGCTGTCGTGGAAGGGGACGCCAAATGCCTTTCCATCGCCGCCGCGTCGATACTGGCGAAGGAGGCGCGCGACCGGATGATGGTGGAGGCGGCGGCCGCGCACCCCCATTATGGATGGGAAACGAACAAGGGCTATGGCAGCCCGCGGCATCTCGCGGCGCTGCGCGAACATGGGCCGACACCGCTTCACCGCCGCAGCTTTGCGCCCGTCGCTCAATTGGTGCTGTTGTAGCTTAGCGCACCCACCGCCTTGTCCCTTGACGGGATGAGAGCGCCCGGTCAGCGCCAATTCCGGGCTAGCACCGCGCGTGCAGATGGTTAAGAAAGACTTAATGCGCTTTCTTCCAGCCCTCGCCCTGCTGGGTATTTGCACCCTGCCGTCCTGGACGCCATCTTTTGCCGCGCAACCGGGGGTAGTAGATGGCGAATCCCTGACTCCGGGCGGTTATCGCTGGCTCGAAGATGGGCCGTTCAGCGGGCCGCTCTACCTGATCATCAGCATCGAACGACAGATGATCCATGTCTATAATGGCGACCGCCTGGTGGGCATGGCCAGCGTATCGACCGGCGCTCGGGGGCACCGCACCCCGACAGGCGAGTTTGCCATCCTCCAGAAACGGGAATGGCACAGGTCGAACCTGTACAGCAACGCGCCCATGCCCTTCATGCAGCGGCTGACATGGGACGGCATCGCCCTGCATGCGGGGCATAATCCCGGCTATCCGGCGAGCCACGGCTGTATTCGCCTGCCTCATGCCTTTGCCCGCAAACTGTTCGCGCTCACCCGGTTGGGCACGCTGGTACGAGTGAATGCGGACGATCTTGGGCCGGCATTGATGCTCGACACGCTGGTGCTGAACGATCCCGGCACTGCCGTTGTGACGTTTACGCCCGGCGCACAGCCTCCCGCAATGCGGACGGCGCCGGTTGAACTCGCGACACGGGACACCCCGACGCTGGCCATCGATCCCAGCGTGTTTCGTCCGCGATTGCGGTGGTGACATAAAAAGCACCCCGCGTCAATCGCGCGACAGGAAAATCGCTGGTAAAAGACATTAAGAAGCGGTCGCCACCGGGCCTGGGGGCAACCGCTTCCCAACCCCCCGCTTGGGGGTTGTCTTGTCAGGCTGCCTCTGCGGTCTCCACCGACGCAGGCAGTCGGATCAGGTAATCAAAGGCCGACAGCGCCGCCGTCGAACCCGCACCCATGGCGATCACGATCTGCTTGTAGGGCACGGTCGTGCAATCGCCAGCGGCGAAGATGCCCGGCTGGCTGGTCTCGCCCCTGGCATCGATCTCGATCTCGCCGCGAGGGGAAAGGGCGACCGCATCCTTCAACCATTCGGTGTTGGGGACGAGGCCGATCTGCACGAAAATCCCTTCCAGTTCGATATCATGGTCTGTGCCGTGATTACGGTCCTTGTAGGAAAGACCCGTCACTCGGGAACCGTCGCCATCGACTTTGGTGGTGAGCGCCGACGTGATGATGCGCACATTGGGCAGGCTCGCCAGCTTCCGCTGCAACACAGCATCAGCGCGCAACTGGCTATCGAACTCGATCAGCGTCACATGCGCCACGATGCCGGCCAGATCGATGGCCGCTTCGACACCGCTATTGCCGCCGCCGATCACCGCCACGCGCTTGCCCTTGAACAGCGGGCCGTCGCAATGCGGGCAATAGGCGACGCCCTTGTTGCGATATTCGTCCTCGCCCGGCACGCCCATCTGCCGCCAGCGCGCGCCGGTGGACAGGATGACGGTGCGGCCTTTCAGCGACGCGCCGTTTTCCAGCACGACCTCATGATAGCCGCCCTCGCTGCTCGCCGGGATCAGCTTCGCGGCCTGCTGCAAGTTCATGATCTCGACGTCATAATCCTTGACGTGCGCCTCCAGCGCTGATGCCAGCTTGGGTCCTTCGGTGCGGGAAACCGAGATGAAATTCTCGATATCCATGGTGTCGAGCACCTGCCCGCCAAAGCGTTCCGCCACGACGCCCGTGCGAATGCCCTTGCGCGCCGCATAGATGGCCGAGGCAGCACCAGCAGGACCGCCGCCGACCACCAGCACCTCAAATGGTTCCTGCTTGCGAATTTTTTCCGCTGCCCGCTCCGCCGCGCCGCTGTCGATCTTCGCGACGATTTGTTCCAGCTCCATCCGGCCACTGGCGAAGGGCTCGCCATTCAGGAAGACGGTCGGCACCGCCATCACCTGCCGTGCATCGACCTCACCCTTGAACAGCGCGCCGTCGATGGCGACATGTTTGATCCGCGGATTAAGGACGCTCATCAGGTTCAG of the Sphingobium herbicidovorans genome contains:
- a CDS encoding L,D-transpeptidase family protein is translated as MRFLPALALLGICTLPSWTPSFAAQPGVVDGESLTPGGYRWLEDGPFSGPLYLIISIERQMIHVYNGDRLVGMASVSTGARGHRTPTGEFAILQKREWHRSNLYSNAPMPFMQRLTWDGIALHAGHNPGYPASHGCIRLPHAFARKLFALTRLGTLVRVNADDLGPALMLDTLVLNDPGTAVVTFTPGAQPPAMRTAPVELATRDTPTLAIDPSVFRPRLRW
- the rpsI gene encoding 30S ribosomal protein S9 encodes the protein MSDNRQSLSDLASLTTNAPAPAAAAAADNVAADAPIAPVQPSAPLREQEIDSLGRAYATGRRKDAVARVWVKPGTGKITVNGRDQEIYFARPTLRLVINQPFGVTEREGQYDVIATVKGGGLSGQAGAVKHGIAQALSKYEPALRSAVKAEGFLTRDSRVVERKKYGKAKARRSFQFSKR
- the thiD gene encoding bifunctional hydroxymethylpyrimidine kinase/phosphomethylpyrimidine kinase, whose amino-acid sequence is MKPARILIIAGSDSGGGAGVQADIRTVTLLGGHAMTAITAVTAQNTLGVQGVHAVPAQMVVQQMDSVISDIGVDAVKIGMIGSAETAAAVADRLAGLENVPIVFDPVMVATSGSVLADEATIAAFERLMALATLVTPNIPELEALGGDGIAIRFATNVLAKGGHGDGTMLTDRLIGPKGVRKAWSNARIDTRHTHGTGCTLASAIATGLGQGYELIDAIERARKYVREALVLAPGLGQGHGPMGTPFGFHLHA
- a CDS encoding protein-L-isoaspartate(D-aspartate) O-methyltransferase, encoding MADLERLRQMMVKRQIAGRGIGGARLLAAMREVPRERFVPEELRALAYDDRPLPVEAGQTISQPYIVARMIEAAAIGPADRVLEIGVGSGYAAAVMSRVAAHVFAIDRVGELAALARGRMEQLGYDNVAIRTGDGTEGWPEQAPFDAILVAAGGPAVPQPLREQLAIGGRLVMPVGSASEQQLVRVIRTGEDSFELQKLEAVQFVPLIGAHGWRQDQAQ
- a CDS encoding ribonuclease HII, with protein sequence MPDFAHELLHHPGLVAGVDEAGRGPLAGPVVAAAVILRQEDCPDGLNDSKQLTAARRAVLEGEIKARALCWGIGVASVEEIDSINILWATMLAMTRAMGALSHDCAHVLVDGNRCPQWRWTSTAVVEGDAKCLSIAAASILAKEARDRMMVEAAAAHPHYGWETNKGYGSPRHLAALREHGPTPLHRRSFAPVAQLVLL
- a CDS encoding DUF1272 domain-containing protein, giving the protein MLEMRPDCERCGMDLPADVPGAFICSFECTFCAPCAEALDDRCPNCGGELMDRPTRMGDVLARHPASTQRRHKA
- the ahpF gene encoding alkyl hydroperoxide reductase subunit F, with the translated sequence MLDANLKGQLKAYMANITQPIELVASLDEGAKSREMESLLNEIAELSDKVSVVLAGNDKRKPSFMIRRVGTDIGVTFAGIPMGHEFTSLVLALLQVGGHPSKAAQDVIEQIKDLDGDFTFETYFSLSCQNCPDVVQALNLMSVLNPRIKHVAIDGALFKGEVDARQVMAVPTVFLNGEPFASGRMELEQIVAKIDSGAAERAAEKIRKQEPFEVLVVGGGPAGAASAIYAARKGIRTGVVAERFGGQVLDTMDIENFISVSRTEGPKLASALEAHVKDYDVEIMNLQQAAKLIPASSEGGYHEVVLENGASLKGRTVILSTGARWRQMGVPGEDEYRNKGVAYCPHCDGPLFKGKRVAVIGGGNSGVEAAIDLAGIVAHVTLIEFDSQLRADAVLQRKLASLPNVRIITSALTTKVDGDGSRVTGLSYKDRNHGTDHDIELEGIFVQIGLVPNTEWLKDAVALSPRGEIEIDARGETSQPGIFAAGDCTTVPYKQIVIAMGAGSTAALSAFDYLIRLPASVETAEAA
- a CDS encoding CsbD family protein, translated to MGELTDKVKAAGNKMAGAAKENVGRNKGDADLVAEGKAQKAKGAAQDVKGSIKGALGDDI
- the glmM gene encoding phosphoglucosamine mutase, giving the protein MSRRYFGTDGIRGRTNQWPMTAELAMKVGMAAGKHFQRGSHRHRVVIGKDTRLSGYMVENALVAGFTAVGMDVVQFGPIPTPAVALLAHSMRADLGVMISASHNPYADNGIKLFGPDGYKLSDEDELKIEAMLEQDIALAASPDIGRARRVEDARGRYIHAVKSSFPADLRLDGLKIVVDCANGAAYQVAPSALWELGAEVIAIGVTPNGVNINDGCGSTSPLLCQETVVSSGADIGIALDGDADRLIVVDEKGQIVDGDQIMALIAGNFARDGLLRGGGLVATVMSNLGLERHLMGQGINLERTKVGDRYVLERMREGGFNVGGEQSGHMILSDYATTGDGTVAGLQVLAALVRAGKPASEVLHQFDPVPQLLKNVRFSGGKPLEHEDVKRVIAQAEAELNGCGRLVIRPSGTEPVIRVMAEGDREDQVKDVVERICDAVVRVAA
- a CDS encoding COX15/CtaA family protein, with the protein product MTAIALRRPAMAAPRPVSIARWLLVVAALVFGMVVVGGITRLTESGLSITQWKPITGAIPPLTHDQWMDAFRLYQQIPEYQQLRQGMTLSEFQFIFFWEWVHRLLGRLIGVAFALPLLWFAWRRAIPAGYGPRLVALLALGGLQGAIGWWMVTSGLSVRTDVSHYRLAVHLLTALFIIGGLIWTALDLLALARDRSARPAALRPFALVVLLALFVQLLFGAFTAGLDAGYVSSTWPLMNDHLVPQGIEWLGSLWATISGDPYLVHFIHRWWAWAAAAALILLARRAKGAGARGASIAINASVGTQIALGIATVVTGIALPLAVLHQAVGALVVASAAWGAHVVGMRGSAVS
- a CDS encoding hybrid sensor histidine kinase/response regulator, whose translation is MTALANGVAGLIAAQGPLGELTARIDDQSPLGPVESWTPALVSTVRLILSAKAEIVLFWGPDLCALYNEAYAPTIGDKHPVALGRPARENWAELWHDLEPLLLSVIQNGETVHAKDRPFYIERDGGRGEEVFFDISYSPVFEGDGSIGGALCIVNETTRRVRAEREMLAERTRLWTLARDPFLVADMNGVWLSASPAWTDILGWSEEELIGRTSKWMEHPDDAAHTQGEIEALKNGAPTLRFENRFRAKSGEYRTFSWTAVPDNDLIYCVARDVTEQRAHAKALADAEAALRQAQKMETLGQLTGGVAHDFNNLLQVVTGNLELLQRGLKDNERLRRVADNAMAGAERAAMLTQRLLAFSRRQPLTPERVDPNRLVSHMSDLLSRTLGERVEVETIQTARAWPVEIDINQMENALLNLAVNARDAMPDGGKLTIEVANTHIDDHYAAQEDDVAPGQYVLISMSDTGEGMDADTLSHAIEPFFTTKDVGRGTGLGLSMVYGFIKQSGGHIRVYSEVGHGTSVKIYLPRYHGPVVANDRDAPGEAPRQPPGGNHETVLVCEDDEKVRAYAVEVLTELGYRVVEASNGAAALDALEQAAPPVDLLFTDVVLPGGMTGADVAREASVRRPDLKILFATGYARNAIFHHGRLDPGVELLTKPFTYAELAGKVRDVLDRQVARQAG
- the rplM gene encoding 50S ribosomal protein L13 translates to MKALMKTTKPATPATVEKKWVLIDAEGLVVGRLASTVANILRGKHKPSFTPHVDCGDNVIIINAGKVKFTGKKLTDKVYYKHTGYAGGIKETTPAKILEGRFPERVLEKAVERMIPRGPLGRQQMRNLRIFAGAEHPHEAQNPEVLDFASRNRKNKVGA